The region GATCGACGCGCTGCTGGCCGCGAACCGCGATTCGCTGCAGGCGGATGCAGCCAGCGCCGCCGCAGCCGGTGCGGCCGCCGCCAACGCCGCCAACGCCGCGAAGGACGCGAAAAGCGCAAAGGCGAACGCGAAGGCAGCCGCGGCAAACGGTGCGGACGACGGCCCGATTTCGATCGACGATTTCGCGAAGATCGACCTGCGCATCGCGAAGATCGTGGCGTGCCAGGCCGTCGAAGGCTCGGACAAGCTGCTGCAGCTCACGCTCGACGTCGGCGAGGAAAAGACCCGCAACGTGTTCTCGGGCATCAAGTCCGCGTATCAGCCCGAGCAGCTCGTCGGCAAGCTGACGGTGATGGTCGCGAACCTTGCGCCGCGCAAGATGAAGTTCGGTCTGTCCGAAGGGATGGTGCTCGCGGCATCGGCGGCGGACGAGAAGGCCGAACCGGGCCTGTACATCCTCGAACCGCACAGTGGCGCGAAGCCGGGCATGCGCGTGAAGTAAGACGGCGCACCAGCTCGGGCGACAACCCCGCACCTATCCGTGCGGGTTTTTTTTGCCCGCGTGCCGGTGCCGTTGCGGGCCGGTCTCACGGTGTTCGCCCCGACCCCGTCGCGACCGTGCCCGCACCGCACTACCCCGCCGGCCGGCTACGTGCGCTTCGGCTTCAACCTCACCGCTGCCCGAACCACCGATCGAATCGCCGCGTGTAGTTCAGGTCGACGCCCTGGAACGTGCCGCCATACGCGGACACCGACCAGAACCGCGTCAGGTTGATCGTCGCCTTGAACGCGTTGCTCGCCGACTGCAGCCCCTGCTCGTATCCGAGCACGAAGCGCTCGTTGATCGCCTTCGAAATCTGCACGACCTGCGGATCGGTCAGGCCGACGTCGCTGCGGCCGATCGAGAATTCGTCGAGGCCGATGCTCTGCGCGACGCGCTTGCCGGTCGCGCTGCCGAGCAGCGCGAGTGCGGCCGTCATCGCGTTCTGCTGGCCGACGTTGTTGCCCTGGTCGGTGCCGTGGCCGAACAGCAGCCACGACAGCTTCTCGTTGTCGGTGACGTTCGGCTCGGACACGAGCTTGACCGTCGGCGACTGGATCGTGCCGGTGACCTGCACGCCCGCTTCCACCTCCTGGTTGCGCCGCATCGCGAGAATGTTGATCCCCGGGTTAGACACCGGGCCGTTGAACGTGAAGAAGCCGTTCTCGACCGCGAGCTTGCGGCCGAACGACGTGTACGTCGACCCTTCGGTCACGCGCACGTTGCCGACCGCACGCAGCGGCACGCCCGGCGCGCTCATCACGGTGATCGTGCCGCGCAGCCCGAGATCCGCGCCGTGACCCTTGAAGCGGAAGTCGTTGCCGAGCCCGATGTCGATGTTCGCGCGCGGCGCGAGCGACGGCGCCGGCTTCTCGTCGACCTTCTGCGGTTTCGCGGCCGCGGTGCCCGTCTGTACGTCGCCGCGCACCGTGCCGTCCGGGCGCACGATCACGACGTCGTCGGACAGATGCGGCGCCGACTGCTCCGGCAAGTCGAACAGCGCGCGATCGACGACGAACTTGCCGTCGATCGACAGCGCGCCGCGCGGCCCGTCGTTTGCGACGGTCGCCTTGCCCGACAGCGAAAGCTTGCGGTCCGGCGCCGCGAACAGCTCCAGCTTGTCGGCGACGATGTTCGCGGTCAGGTCCGGCGCCTCGCCGTCGAGCCGCACGCGGCCGATCGCGCGCAGCGTGCCGTCGCCGCCGTGGAACTCGACCTGCTGGAACTCGACCAGGTTCTCCGCGAGCTTCACGCGGACGATGCCGTCCTTCAGCTGCACGCCCTGATCGACCAGCGTCGCCGACAGATCGTCGCCCGTCAGCATCCCCGACACTTTCGGCTTCACCGGCGTGCCTGCGACCGTCAGGTGCAACGCCGCGCGTCCGCCGAGCAGGTAGCTCGGCCCGAACAGGTTGCCGGTTGCCCTCAGCGACGGGATGTCCGCGTCGATGCGGCCGGCCAGCTGGCCGTCGTCGGCGACGCCGAACACGCCGTCGCGCAGCGCGAACGGCACGGTCAGGTTCGCGTCGAGCGAGCCGATCCGGTTCGCCTTCGCGAGCGCGACCACGTTCAGCCGGTTGCCGGGCACGAAGCTCGCGCGTGCGGACAGGTCGGTCAGCCCCAGCGACGCGATCCCGCGCCCTGTCTCGATCGTCACGTCGCCGCCCCGCCGCTTCACCTGCACGTAGCCGGTCGCGTTCTGACCGAGCGCGAAATCCCAGTCGGCGTCTAGCACGACGTCGGTGCGCACTGGCGGCCGCTGGCCTGTCAGCTCCTGGCGGACCTGCAGGAAGCGCGCGACCGATGCGTCGCGCACGGTGCCGGCCGAGCGCATCTGGCCATGATCGAACACGAACGACTTCAGGTCGATTGCCGCGCCCTCCAGCGTGAGCCGCGCCGCGCCGAGCGTGACGCGCCCCGCGCCGGCCGACACGGCGAGCGGCGACTGCAACGCGACCGACGGCGTGCCGCGGTTTGCGAGGCGCGTGACGGTGCCGTCCCAGCGCATCCCGTCGCGGTTCTCGACCACGCCGCCGTTCGCCGCGAGCGTCAGGTCGATCACGCGGCCGCCGGCCGCGCCGAGCGCCGATGCGTCGAGCGTGTGCTTCGCGCGCGTGCCGTCGAGGTTCGCACGCAGCGATTTCAGCTGCAGCGAGCCGAGCGCGATGTCGGTTGCGTCGGCGGTGAAGACGAGCGCGCCGTGCGCGCCATCGCGGATGTCCGCGCGGCCCTGTGCGGCTCCGATCCGGTTGGATCCGATCACGACGTGCTGGGCCTTGTAGCTGGCCGTCACGTTCGGATGCGCAAAGCTGCCGGTCAGGTCGCCCTGCGCCTGCACGAGGCCCTGCATGCCGAAGCCGAGCCGGTCGAGCTCCGGCGCATCGACGACGAAACGCAGCCGGTCGCCCGGCGCGCCGAAGCTGCCGCGCAGCTCGACGTGGTTGCCTGCGATCGACAGCGTCGCATTGCTCGGCAGGATCCGCGTGCCGGCGAGCTGCACGACGCCAGCGCCGGTCAGCGGCACCCCGTCGTACAGGCTGTCGCCGAGCTTGAAAGTCGCCTTCGTCGATACCTGCGGCGCAAACGCACCGGATGCCGTCAGCGTGCCCGATACGCGCGTTTCGCCGCGTTTGGCAGGCGCCTTCGCAGCCGGTTTCGTGGGCTTGCCCGTGCGCGCGCTGCCTGCGCCCGGCGCGCTCCCCGCGGCGAGCCGCAGCGGATCGAATGCGGTTAGCGTCGCCTTCGCGTCGTAGCTCGAATGCGCGTCGTGCCGGAACACGCCGGTCAGATCGATATGCCCGTTGCCGGCCGTCACGCGTGCATCGGTCACCACCGTCTGCTGCTGCGTCAACGCGACCTTCGCGCGCGCGCCGAGCGCGAGCTTCGGATCGTTCACGTTGAAGTCGACTGTCGTTGCGTCGCCGGCAAGCGTCACGCCGATCGGACCGCCGAGCCGCATCGGCCGCAGCTCGGCGACGAACGCATTGAGATCGAGATTCGCGACTTTCAGATCGAAGCGGCCCTTGCCGCCCGTCAGCGTGCCGCCGCCGGTCACGCTGCCATCGCGGATCAGCTTCAGCGCGAGGCCGTCGATTCTCTGCGCGTGCGCGTCGAGGTTCACGGTCGCGTGCGCATCAACGATCGGCAGCAGGTGCTCGCCGAGCGTGCCGGGCTTCGCGTTGACGATCGACACCGGCCCCGTGACCGCGAAGCCCTTTGCGGGTGCTGCGCCGGCCGGCGCGGTCACGGGGGCGAGCTCCGCGCGCACCGCGAGATCGGCGGCCGGCGCGCCGGGCGAAATCGCCTGCGGATTCACGTGATCGAACACGAGCGACGCGCGGGTGAGCGGCACCGCGCCGAACGGCGCGGCCTCGACGTGCGCACGCCCGTTCAGCTTCATCCCGCTCGCGGAGATGTCCGCGACGAGCGCTTCGAGCGAACCCGACACGTTCGCGCTCGCGTTGACCGGCTCGTTGGCGAGCTTGCCCGCGTAAGTGGCGTTGCCCGTCAGCGCGAACGGCTTCACGCCATCGAGCTTCGCCCGCGCGGTCAGCGCGCCGTACGGCGTGTCGACGCCATCGAGCGCAAGTTCATGGTGACGGCCGTCGCTGCGACCGTTCAGCGCGAGATGATCGAGCTGCGTCGTCGACGCGCCCTCGTGAATCGCGAGGTGGTCGACGCGCAAGTCGTCGATCCGTACCTGCAGCGGCAGGCTCAGGTCCTGCGGGATCGTGGACGGCGTCGACGGGCCCGGCGCGATCCGCACGTCGATCGTGCCCGCGCGCAGATACGCGACCGACAGCCGCCACGGCGCGCGCGTCAACGCCCAGCGGCCGTCGAGCCGGTCGATCCGCACTTCGGTGCCTGCGGTGCCGGGGCTCGTCCATGCGAAGCCGCGCAGCCGCACCCCCGTCGCGAGCGCGCCGCCTTCCAGCGTACCCGCGAGCCGGCCGCCCAGCACGCGCACGGCCGCCTGCCACGCGAGCCGCGTGCCGCGCTCGGTCGTCGCCGCCGCCAGCACGAGCCCGACCGCGAGCACGACGAGCAGCAAGGCCGTCACGAGCGACCACGCGACGATTCGGCCCGCACGTGCGCGGCGCCGCGTGCGCGGCCGCTCCCCGGGCGCCCGCTCGGGCGAGTCCGGGTTCGGAGGCGGCATGTCGTTCGGGTCCTTCGTCATGCGGTTCGTCGTGGGTCGGGCAACAAGGTCAGAAAGCGATGCCGAGCGTCAGGTACGGGCGCACGCTGTGGTTGCGCAGCCCGTATGCGACGTCGACGTTGATCGGGCCGACGGGGCTGCGCCAGCGCGCGCCGATGCCGACGCCCGGATAGAACACGCGTTCGCCCCACGCATCGGTCGCGGTGCCGATGTCGAAGAACGTCGCGGCACCCCAGTCGTGGTTGAACCAGTGCTGGTATTCGGCGGTGCCCGTCATCAGGTATTTGGTCGGCAGCACGGAGCCGCCGACGTTGTTGCCGATGCTCTGGTAGCCGTAGCCGCGTACCGAGTTCGACCCGCCGGCGCGAAACAGCAGCGACGCCGGCACGCCGTTCGAACTGCTGCTCGTGAACACGCCGCCAAGCTCCGCGCGGAACACGAACAGATCGCGCCGGCCGATCGGCAGGTATTGCTGGCCGCGCGCGTAACCGCGAATGAAGGTCTGATCGGTCAGCACGCCCTTGATCGCAAAGCCGGCCTCCGCGTGGATCAGGTTCCCCGAGCGCGGGAACAGCGGATCGTCGACGTTGCGCCGCGTCCACGCCCACTGCGGCACCAGTGCACGGCTCGTGGTCGGGCCCGCACTGTTCTGGTCGAGCCGATCCTGGTAGTACATGAGCGAGTACGAATAGTCGATGAACTGACCGGTACGCGTGCGCTGCGCGCCGACACGCGCGCTGTAGATCCGCGTGTCCGACACGTTGGTGTTCGTGTACGACGCGAGCACGCTGTTGGTCCATCCCTTCTCGCCGGGCGGCATCGACAGCTGGACCTGGCCGTACTGCTGGATCTGATCGAGCCGACCCGACACGGTAAGCGGCCACGCAGCGCCGAACGTGTCGAGGTAGGTGTATGAGCCCTGCACGTGCGGGCCGGTGTCCGTCGCGTAGCCGACGCCGCCGCGAATGCTGTTGTACGGGAACTCGCTGACCTTCACGTGCACGGGCGTACGCTCGGGCTTCGACGTATCGTCGCCGACGTCGATCGCGACGCTCGCGTAGTACGGCGTGTTCTGCAGTTGCCGCTGCAGCTCGGTGATCCGGCGCGCGTCGTAGATCTCGCCTTCCGACAACGGATTGACGTTCGTGACGATTTTCTCCGGGTAGCGGCGCACGCCATCGACGTCGACCTTGCCGATCGTAAACGTCGGGCCGCTGTCGAACGTGACCGCCAGCGTCGCGCGCTGCGTGCGCGGATCGATACGCGCCTCCGACGACGCGATCTTCGCGCCGAGGTAACGGCGCGACTGCAGCTGCCTGAGCGCCGCCCCTTTCGCGCCGTCCCAGTCAGACTGCGTGAACGGCTCGCCCGGCTTCAGGGAAAAGGCGAAGCGGGTCGCGGCTTCCTGCTTCGGATCCTCGGTGCCGACCGGCCCCTTGAACGTCAGGTCGACACTCGATACGACCGTCTGCGGCCCCGGATCGACCGCGACACGCACATCGCGCTTGCCGTCGCGCGTGCGCACGTCGGTGCGCACCACCGGGGAAAAGTAGCCGGCGGTCGCGGTCAGGTCACGCACCTGCTGCGGCGTGGCGGTCACGAGGAAGTCGAACTGGTCGTCGCTGATGTCGTCGCGCTTCGCGAAGCGCGCGATGTCGAGATGAGCCTTGAGCAGCTTGCGGATCGGGCGCGGCGCGTCGATGTCGACGTCGTACTTCGCGTACGCGGGCAGCGCGACGAGCGCCGCCAGACAGCCGGCGAGGGCCGCCCGGCCCGCGGCGCAGGCGCCGCGCCGCGCGCGCCGGCCAGGGTTGCGGGCCGCGCGCGCGGCCGCGTCGTCCGCCGTATGTGCTTGCTGGTTCGCCTGACCCGCCAAATAGGACCTCGCCCTCGGTTGTCGTGATTTCGTGGAAAACCCTGTATTTGACCACATGGCCGCGGTCATGCCCGCTCCGGCACCGCTTTGACGCTTGCACGCAACGAAGCGCGTGCCGGGCTGGCGCGACCACGCCGCGCGAACGGGCCAGCGGATTCGACGCGCGATTGACGCCGGCTGTTCCCCGCGATGCGGTAAAATCCCGCCATCGCGAACCCGGCGCACCGTGCGCCGCCCGAAACGGAAAAACAAGCCATGCCGTACCAGTCCGACGTCACGCAGTTCCTGAACCAGCTCAAGCAACAGAAGCCGACGCTCGAAGAAGAGCAACGCAAGGGCCGTTCCCTGCTGTGGGACAAGCAGCCGATCGACCTCGACGAGCGCGCCGAGCAGCAGGAATCGCGCGTGAAGCAAACGCCCTACGTCTATTACCAGAACTTCTGACGACGTGAGCGCCGCCGACGAGGGCAGCGCCGCCCGGCAGGACGACGCGATCGCCGCGCCCGCGGGCGCCGACTCGACGCCCGACACGGTCGACGGTGTCGCGGCGTTCGCTCGCCTGTACGGCGAGCCGCTCTTCAAGCTCCCGCAGGATCTCTACATCCCGCCCGATGCGCTCGAGGTGTTCCTCGAGACGTTCGAGGGCCCGCTCGACCTGCTGCTGTACCTGATCCGCAAGCAGAACTTCAACGTGCTCGACATCCCGATGGCGCAGGTGACCGCGCAATATCTCGGCTATGTCGACCAGATCCGTACGTCGAACCTCGAGCTGGCTGCCGAATACCTGCTGATGGCCGCGATGCTGATCGAGATCAAGTCGCGCATGCTGCTGCCGGTCAAGAAGGCCGACACCGGCGAGGAAGCCGAGGATCCGCGCGCGGAACTGGTGCGCCGCCTGCTCGAATACGAGCAGATGAAGCTCGCCGCGCAGCGCCTCGACCAGTTGCCGCAACTCGGCCGCGACTTCCTGCGCGCCGAGGTCTACATCGAACAGAGCATCACGCCGCGCTTTCCGGACGTGAACTCGGACGACCTGCGCGCCGCATGGGCCGACGTGCTCAAGCGCGCAAAGCTCGTCCAGCACCACAAGATTTCCCGCGAGGAACTGTCGGTGCGCGAGCACATGAGCCTGATCCTGCGCCGGCTGCAGAACGCGCGCTTCATGGAGTTCGCCGATCTCTTCGACACGTCGCGCGGCGTGCCGGTCGTCGTCGTGAATTTCATCGCGATGCTCGAGCTTGCGCGCGAATCGCTTGTCGAGATCACGCAGGCCGAGCCGTTCGCGCCGATCTACGTCCGGCTCGCCTACCTGCCCGCGTAACGCGCGCCGCCCCCGGCGTCTCCCGAACCCGCCTGCGTGCACTGGTCGCTTGCCACGGCGCCTGCGCGCCCGGTCGCGGCACGCTCGAGTAAAAAGTGAACGATCGTTCCATTTTCGATGCGTGCGGCGGCCAAATCCTCTACAATCCGCCGACGCCCGATGCGCCGCCCGCGCGCCGGCGTTCTCCGCTTCGACCCCGACGCCGCTGTTGCGGCGCCAACGCGCGCCTCGCGCGAGGAACCCGCTACCCGATCATGAAAGTCATCAGCTCGATCCAGGAACTGCGCGACCAGTTGCGCGGCCAGAACCGCACGGCGTTCGTGCCGACGATGGGCAACCTGCACGAAGGTCACCTGTCGCTGATGCGCCTCGCGCGCCAGCACGGCGACCCGGTCGTGGCGAGCATCTTCGTCAACCGCCTGCAATTCGGCCCGAACGAGGATTTCGACAAGTATCCGCGTACGCTGCAGGACGACATCGAGAAGCTGCAGAAGGAAAACGTCTACGTGCTGTTCGCGCCGACCGAGCGCGACATGTATCCGGAGCCGCAGGAGTACCGCGTGCTGCCGCCCGACGATCTCGGCGGGATTCTTGAGGGCGAGTTTCGGCCGGGCTTCTTCGCCGGTGTGTGCACGGTCGTCACGAAGCTGATGTCGTGCGTGCAGCCGCGCGTCGCCGTGTTCGGCAAGAAGGATTACCAGCAGCTGATGATCGTGCGCCGGATGTGCCAGCAGCTCGCGCTGCCGGTCGACATCGTCGCGGCCGAGACCGTGCGCGACGAGGACGGTCTCGCGCTGTCGTCGCGCAACCGCTACCTGGGCACCGACGAGCGCAAGGAAGCGCCCGAACTCGCGAAAACGCTGCAGCGCGTGCGCGACAGCGTGCTTGGCGGCGAACGCGACCTCGGCAAGCTCGAGCAGCACGCGCGCACGCACCTGACCGAGCGTGGCTGGGCGCCCGACTACATCGCGATCCGCCGCCGCGCGAACCTGCTCGCGCCGAGCGCCGCCGAACTTGAAGCCGGCGAGCCGCTCGTCGTGCTCGCGGCCGCGAAACTCGGTGCGACGCGCCTGATCGACAACCTGGAAATCTGACGGCGGGCCACCTTCGCCAGTCACGCATCACGGAGATACCATGCAGCGCCACATGCTCAAATCGAAGATCCACCGCGCGGCCGTCACGCACTGCGAGCTGCACTACGAAGGCTCGTGCGCGATCGACGAAGATCTGCTCGAAGCGGCCGGTCTCATCGAAAACGAACGGATCGACATCTGGAACATCAACAACGGCGAGCGCTTCTCGACGTATGCGATCAAGGGCGAACGCGGCAGCGGGATGATCTCGCTGAACGGCTCGGCTGCACGCCGCGCGCAGTTGGGCGATCTCGTGATCATCGCGGCGTTCGCGATGGTCGACGAAGCCGAATTGCAGGCCGGCTGGAAGCCGAAGCTCGTGTTCATCGACGAAGGCAACAAGATCAAGGGCCACCGCGATCACGTGCCGACGCAGAGCTGGAGCTGATCCGCGCGCCCGGCCGCGTGTCGCGACACGCGCCGGGTGTTGCCATGGCGCCCCGCACGCTCGCGCGGGCCAACCCCGAGGCGCCGCATACGTACGAAGGGCCTGATCCGGCGCGATGCCGGATCAGGCCCTTCGTCGTTTCACACAACCCGCCGGCGCGCGGCGCGGGTCAGGACGCCTTCGCGGCCTTCTCCGCCTTCGGCGCACGGCGCTCGGCCCACTCGACGATCGGCCGCCATTGTTCGAGATCCTTCTCGACGCGACTCTTCGCGACGTCCCACAGCGTCAGGCCGTGCGCGGCGATCTGCACGTAGTTCTGCGTGTCTCGCACGTAGCCGAGCACCGGCAGTCCGAGCCCTTCGACGAAACGGTGCAACTGGTCGGACGAACGCGTGCGCGCATCGACCCGCATCCCGACGATCCCGATCTCGACGCTGCCCTTGCGCACGGCCTTTTCGGCGGCGAGCCGCTCGAGAAACTGCTGTGTCGCGAGAATATCGAACATCGACGGCTGCAGCGGCAAGATCACCTTGTCCGCGAGTTGCAGTGCGACGTTGAGCCGGTTGCCGTGCAGGCCGGCCGGCGTGTCGATCACCGCATATTCAAGGCCGCGCGGCGGCTTCGACGGCGCGTCCGGATCGAGATCCCATGCCTCGATCGCCGGCAGGCCTGCGGGCCGCAGATCGAGCCATGCATGCGCAGACTGCTGCCGGTCCAGATCGGCGAGCGCGACCCACGCGCCCTGCGCCGCGAAATAGCCGGCAAGATTGGTGGACAGCGTGCTCTTCCCCACGCCGCCCTTCGGATTCGCCACCACGATCACCGTCATGAATTCCCCCGAAAAAGCCGCGCGGCGCGTGCCGCGGTTGGCACGCGCCGCTCGATTGCGGATACAGGGAGCGATGATATCGGCAAACCGGGGGTCACCGGAACGGGTGGCGCCGATGCCCGTCCCGTTTAGGCGGTTCGCGCCGCGACGCGCGGGGCGCCGAGCGCAAATGCTCCGCCGCCCAGCAGCGCCTGCACGGCCAGCGTGA is a window of Burkholderia latens DNA encoding:
- a CDS encoding translocation/assembly module TamB domain-containing protein, with the translated sequence MTKDPNDMPPPNPDSPERAPGERPRTRRRARAGRIVAWSLVTALLLVVLAVGLVLAAATTERGTRLAWQAAVRVLGGRLAGTLEGGALATGVRLRGFAWTSPGTAGTEVRIDRLDGRWALTRAPWRLSVAYLRAGTIDVRIAPGPSTPSTIPQDLSLPLQVRIDDLRVDHLAIHEGASTTQLDHLALNGRSDGRHHELALDGVDTPYGALTARAKLDGVKPFALTGNATYAGKLANEPVNASANVSGSLEALVADISASGMKLNGRAHVEAAPFGAVPLTRASLVFDHVNPQAISPGAPAADLAVRAELAPVTAPAGAAPAKGFAVTGPVSIVNAKPGTLGEHLLPIVDAHATVNLDAHAQRIDGLALKLIRDGSVTGGGTLTGGKGRFDLKVANLDLNAFVAELRPMRLGGPIGVTLAGDATTVDFNVNDPKLALGARAKVALTQQQTVVTDARVTAGNGHIDLTGVFRHDAHSSYDAKATLTAFDPLRLAAGSAPGAGSARTGKPTKPAAKAPAKRGETRVSGTLTASGAFAPQVSTKATFKLGDSLYDGVPLTGAGVVQLAGTRILPSNATLSIAGNHVELRGSFGAPGDRLRFVVDAPELDRLGFGMQGLVQAQGDLTGSFAHPNVTASYKAQHVVIGSNRIGAAQGRADIRDGAHGALVFTADATDIALGSLQLKSLRANLDGTRAKHTLDASALGAAGGRVIDLTLAANGGVVENRDGMRWDGTVTRLANRGTPSVALQSPLAVSAGAGRVTLGAARLTLEGAAIDLKSFVFDHGQMRSAGTVRDASVARFLQVRQELTGQRPPVRTDVVLDADWDFALGQNATGYVQVKRRGGDVTIETGRGIASLGLTDLSARASFVPGNRLNVVALAKANRIGSLDANLTVPFALRDGVFGVADDGQLAGRIDADIPSLRATGNLFGPSYLLGGRAALHLTVAGTPVKPKVSGMLTGDDLSATLVDQGVQLKDGIVRVKLAENLVEFQQVEFHGGDGTLRAIGRVRLDGEAPDLTANIVADKLELFAAPDRKLSLSGKATVANDGPRGALSIDGKFVVDRALFDLPEQSAPHLSDDVVIVRPDGTVRGDVQTGTAAAKPQKVDEKPAPSLAPRANIDIGLGNDFRFKGHGADLGLRGTITVMSAPGVPLRAVGNVRVTEGSTYTSFGRKLAVENGFFTFNGPVSNPGINILAMRRNQEVEAGVQVTGTIQSPTVKLVSEPNVTDNEKLSWLLFGHGTDQGNNVGQQNAMTAALALLGSATGKRVAQSIGLDEFSIGRSDVGLTDPQVVQISKAINERFVLGYEQGLQSASNAFKATINLTRFWSVSAYGGTFQGVDLNYTRRFDRWFGQR
- a CDS encoding autotransporter assembly complex protein TamA, which produces MAGQANQQAHTADDAAARAARNPGRRARRGACAAGRAALAGCLAALVALPAYAKYDVDIDAPRPIRKLLKAHLDIARFAKRDDISDDQFDFLVTATPQQVRDLTATAGYFSPVVRTDVRTRDGKRDVRVAVDPGPQTVVSSVDLTFKGPVGTEDPKQEAATRFAFSLKPGEPFTQSDWDGAKGAALRQLQSRRYLGAKIASSEARIDPRTQRATLAVTFDSGPTFTIGKVDVDGVRRYPEKIVTNVNPLSEGEIYDARRITELQRQLQNTPYYASVAIDVGDDTSKPERTPVHVKVSEFPYNSIRGGVGYATDTGPHVQGSYTYLDTFGAAWPLTVSGRLDQIQQYGQVQLSMPPGEKGWTNSVLASYTNTNVSDTRIYSARVGAQRTRTGQFIDYSYSLMYYQDRLDQNSAGPTTSRALVPQWAWTRRNVDDPLFPRSGNLIHAEAGFAIKGVLTDQTFIRGYARGQQYLPIGRRDLFVFRAELGGVFTSSSSNGVPASLLFRAGGSNSVRGYGYQSIGNNVGGSVLPTKYLMTGTAEYQHWFNHDWGAATFFDIGTATDAWGERVFYPGVGIGARWRSPVGPINVDVAYGLRNHSVRPYLTLGIAF
- a CDS encoding DUF3460 family protein, which gives rise to MPYQSDVTQFLNQLKQQKPTLEEEQRKGRSLLWDKQPIDLDERAEQQESRVKQTPYVYYQNF
- a CDS encoding segregation and condensation protein A, with the translated sequence MSAADEGSAARQDDAIAAPAGADSTPDTVDGVAAFARLYGEPLFKLPQDLYIPPDALEVFLETFEGPLDLLLYLIRKQNFNVLDIPMAQVTAQYLGYVDQIRTSNLELAAEYLLMAAMLIEIKSRMLLPVKKADTGEEAEDPRAELVRRLLEYEQMKLAAQRLDQLPQLGRDFLRAEVYIEQSITPRFPDVNSDDLRAAWADVLKRAKLVQHHKISREELSVREHMSLILRRLQNARFMEFADLFDTSRGVPVVVVNFIAMLELARESLVEITQAEPFAPIYVRLAYLPA
- the panC gene encoding pantoate--beta-alanine ligase, with product MKVISSIQELRDQLRGQNRTAFVPTMGNLHEGHLSLMRLARQHGDPVVASIFVNRLQFGPNEDFDKYPRTLQDDIEKLQKENVYVLFAPTERDMYPEPQEYRVLPPDDLGGILEGEFRPGFFAGVCTVVTKLMSCVQPRVAVFGKKDYQQLMIVRRMCQQLALPVDIVAAETVRDEDGLALSSRNRYLGTDERKEAPELAKTLQRVRDSVLGGERDLGKLEQHARTHLTERGWAPDYIAIRRRANLLAPSAAELEAGEPLVVLAAAKLGATRLIDNLEI
- the panD gene encoding aspartate 1-decarboxylase, with amino-acid sequence MQRHMLKSKIHRAAVTHCELHYEGSCAIDEDLLEAAGLIENERIDIWNINNGERFSTYAIKGERGSGMISLNGSAARRAQLGDLVIIAAFAMVDEAELQAGWKPKLVFIDEGNKIKGHRDHVPTQSWS
- a CDS encoding ParA family protein; protein product: MTVIVVANPKGGVGKSTLSTNLAGYFAAQGAWVALADLDRQQSAHAWLDLRPAGLPAIEAWDLDPDAPSKPPRGLEYAVIDTPAGLHGNRLNVALQLADKVILPLQPSMFDILATQQFLERLAAEKAVRKGSVEIGIVGMRVDARTRSSDQLHRFVEGLGLPVLGYVRDTQNYVQIAAHGLTLWDVAKSRVEKDLEQWRPIVEWAERRAPKAEKAAKAS